DNA from Corynebacterium stationis:
CACCCTGACCCGCGCCGCGGCGAGCAACAGGACTGGGGCACCTATGTCTTTGACTTTGGCCGTAATGAAGTTCGCAACTTCCTCGTCGCCAATGCCTTGTACTGGGCAGAAGAATTCCACGTCGATGGCCTGCGCGTCGACGCAGTCGCCTCCATGCTGTATTTGGACTACTCCCGCGATGATTGGATCCCCAATGTCCATGGCGGCCGCGAAAACCTCGAAGCGGTGCAGTTTTTACAAGAAACCAACGCCACCTTGCACCGCCGCCACCCCGGCGTGCTGACAATCGCTGAAGAATCCACTTCCTGGCCAGGAGTTACCAACCCCACCGTCAACGACGGCCTGGGCTTTAATTTGAAGTGGAATATGGGCTGGATGAATGACACCTTGGAATACTTCCGCCATGACCACATCCATCGCAGCTACCACCACAGTGAGCTGACCTTTTCCATGGTCTATGCCTATTCAGAGCGCTACATGCTTCCCTTTAGCCACGATGAGGTCGTCCACGGCAAGGGCACATTGTGGACCCGGATGCCCGGCGATGACTGGAACAAGGCCGCTGGCGTGCGCGCGCTGTTTGGTTATATGTTTAGCCATCCCGGCAAGAAACTAATGTTCATGGGCTGCGAATTTGGGCAGACCACCGAATGGTCCGAAGCATATTCCGTGGACTGGTCCAATTTGGACGGCTGGGGCTATGAATACCACCACGGTATTAAGCGCCTTGTTCGCGACCTCAACCACACCTACAAAGTCCACCCGGCACTGTGGTCTCAGGATTTCACCCAAGATGGCTTCCAATGGGTCAAGGCTGACGATGGCAACAACTCCATCCTCGGCTACGTACGCTACGGCGCAGATGGCTCCACCATCTTGGCGGTGTGCAACTTCGCCGGCACCTCACAGCCTGCCTATGGCATGTGGGTGCCTTTCGACGGCGAGTGGGAGTTAATCTTAAACACCGACGACGCCGTCTATGAAGGCGCCGGCAATGAGCTTGCCCGCAACCTCACATCCAGCGATAACAACCTGCAACTACACATTCCGGCCAACTCCGTGCAGTGGTACAAGTTTCGCTAGTAGAGCGAGCTTGCTAGCTTCGTGCGGGCGGTGAGAACGCGCGGATCGGCGGCGTCGAAAAGCGCAAAAAGCTCCAGCAACCGATCGCGTACCTTGGTCTTTTCTCCGCCGACGTTGCCGGCAATCAACGCAATAAGGCGATCAAAA
Protein-coding regions in this window:
- the glgB gene encoding 1,4-alpha-glucan branching protein GlgB; translation: MSIPADDLHLLNQCRHYNPHGLYGWHDGTVHTRRPGAQRVELVTATDVIAMRNLGDDIFFAELKDNEDYRLRITYPAQPPRDVADGYRFLPTLGSLDLHLISEGRHERLWDVLGANIKTFDSELGSITGTAFAVWAPNAEGVSVVGDFCGWNAAQYPMRSLGSTGIWEVFIPGIGAGERYKFAIQTKDGHRIDKADPMARKTLAPPETASIIEESSYQWNDEQWLQTRNSDLNVPMSVYEVHVGSWKQGSNYATLEKELIPYLLEHGFTHVELMPVAEHPFGGSWGYQVSSYYAPSARWGNPDELRSLIDALHNAGIGVIVDWVPAHFPKDSFSLGRFDGQACYEHPDPRRGEQQDWGTYVFDFGRNEVRNFLVANALYWAEEFHVDGLRVDAVASMLYLDYSRDDWIPNVHGGRENLEAVQFLQETNATLHRRHPGVLTIAEESTSWPGVTNPTVNDGLGFNLKWNMGWMNDTLEYFRHDHIHRSYHHSELTFSMVYAYSERYMLPFSHDEVVHGKGTLWTRMPGDDWNKAAGVRALFGYMFSHPGKKLMFMGCEFGQTTEWSEAYSVDWSNLDGWGYEYHHGIKRLVRDLNHTYKVHPALWSQDFTQDGFQWVKADDGNNSILGYVRYGADGSTILAVCNFAGTSQPAYGMWVPFDGEWELILNTDDAVYEGAGNELARNLTSSDNNLQLHIPANSVQWYKFR